CTCGTACTCTTTACATTAACAATGTTAATACAGATACTtgattaaaacagaatttaagtgtgacattgctcattttcaagagttttcctttaaatgtcaAATCTGCATATCTTTAAAGAGTTgtcaaataaatcaaataattttctgtttaatCTTTATAAGTAATGGGTACATGAGCCTATTTATTAAGATTTctaagctttatttttttaacagtttaaagctgtttttgttatattaataccattatattaataaatatgctTCAATCAGCATGTGGATTTGAACATCCTGTGTGCCtaaatatgtataatatatatattccaaataatatattttaatttatcttaaatcgatgtgtatatatatatatctttccTTGTGCCGATTATTTGCAGGGAGAGGCTCCTGCTCCcttgtgaccctgaactggatgaagaggttagagaatggatggctggatatatatatatactgttatAAATGTCCAGAACCACTTTTAGCTTATAAACCTGGCTTTGGcttcttaaatttaaaatggcTCATATATAAACATGCAAGTAGAATCGGATATCCTGTACCTCCCTTtggtattatactgtacatatacatcaTAAACAGAATTATGTTTTTGATAAGTAATATTACActtacaataaaatgtgaacatGTGGAAAATGTGTGAAAACCCTTAACATTGGAAAAGGAAATTTGAAGATTGAAattacaaaatctgtttttgaatAACTAAACTATATAtgaatttgttgaaaaaacTTTGAACAACTGTGGCATATTTGCCTAGGATATGAAAAAACAGATATCCCtacaagaaagaagaaaaattatcAGTCAATTTAGGATTACAGAAGAAAGGGAATTATTTTCGATATGTGTCAAAATTGAAACAACTAAtggtgttacgtcccagtgtgtagtctgtgtgttttttttatgttccacactgctgacccttgattgttctccctcccccattggcccaccatcacaccactgtttcagtatgatgtcatcatcaattagctctcagccaatcagaacacatcttattcaggatataacatggaggttttctgaaggaaagggcctttcgtttgactttggtcccgtttggttttggttatcgctttgCTTCGCgtgtatttttgtatagcttcagctttgttgttttattggtttctgttgttttctttgtactttttgtttgtgtttatccttgttttgccattaccttgccctaacgtgttacatgttcaacctttgtgttcttttgtacccagTTCCTGTTGATAACTCTTGTTCTCCCTAATTTGTAggcctggttcacttgtgtttttttgtgaacttttgtgtataaggttagtttatgttgttgggtacactttacacacttagttgattttgtattagtacactagtttagtacaggtgagtgccatttgtcttgtatggttttgggtagtcggGGGAGGTTAGTTAGGGTTTTGAAGACgtcgaagaccgtgtgtttcgggttttcttttgtagttaggtaagctttccctcactttcctagccagatccattttgtttgttattttcttttctttatcacgcttcctagtcccccaccagaacccacctgctcccaaaagaattatcctaaatgttacacccctttacccctagacacttgagGTCGTAACAAATGCAGTATAAAGCCAGGCAAGCCTGTCTCAGTTTATgtgattataaaaaaatataatttccataATCTCAAGGAGTAACAAGTTACACATCCATGGTTTCGTTTCTAATTCTCAGTGATAAAGACAATTTTGATGTTGATAAATACACTGTAAATGCCTGTTCTTTTCAAATCATATTTGAAATTGTTGAATATGCAATAATACTAAATATAACAACATTACTTAATTTTATGTTTGTCTTTTTACAGGAAAAACATGTCCTGTGATACATAGGATTAACTACACTCTGAACTTTACTGGAATGACTGAAAATACACTATTCTGTTATGAATCTGTGAATAAGTCATgtgtaaaacacatttatttgacCACAGTACGTACTCCAATATACATGATCTTTGTAGCAATTATTCTCTTTACTGTTTTTGGAAACTTGTTTGTCGTCATCTCCATCGCACACTTCAAACAGCTTCACACACCAACCAATTTTCTCGTTCTCTCATTAGCGTTTGCTGACTTGTTATTAGGAGGATTTGTTATGCCTCCCAGTATGGTCCGATCACTTGAAACTTGTTGGTACTACGGAGACTTGTTTTGTAAAATCCATTCCAGCACAGATGTAATGTTATGTACTACTTCTATATTCCATCTCTCCTTCATTTCAATTGATCGATATTATGCCATCTGTGAACCGCtaaaatacaaaaccaaaatcaACATTTCTGTTGCGCTTAACATGGTTGTCATTAGTTGGAGTATTTCAGCTGTTATTGGATTTGGACTGATTTTTCTAGAGTTAAATATAAAGGGGAAGGAAGATGTCTACTATGAGAATGTATATTGTGTAGGGGGCTGTACTCTGATACAGACTGAAATATCTAGCCTGATTTGTTCCCTGCTGGCGTTTTACATCCCGGGGTTTATTATGTTAGGaatatatttgaaaattttcCATGTAGCAAGGAGACAAGCCAGGGCAATTGAAGGCCTCGTATCCCAGAGTAAGAGCTCAGAACACAGCAAAACAATGACTTCAAgcaagacagaaagaaaagctGCGAAGGCTCTGGGAATAGTGATGGGGGTCTTTCTCTGCTGCTGGATGCCATGTTTCTTGAGTAGTAGCCTGGAtcctatttttaattattcaattccacccattttatttgaattttttatgtGGCTAGGATACTTAAATTCTACACTTAATCCTCTTGTCTATGCTTTCTTTTACAGCTGGTTCAGAAAAGCTCTTGTTATGATACTGTTTGGTCAAATATTCCAAGCCAATTCTTCAAGAACAAAActaatttcaaattaaagatcttttattgtaatattttaatagtcATAGGAAACATAATAATGTAGTTGGGTATGATATTCTCCTGGTCAtaaattttgaaaagaaaaaagttattttttcttggACATACAAGTTGAAATTTCTTATTTCACTTCACGGCTGTGACAcatactgttttgttttgcacactgtgagaatacaaaataataataaaatttagAAACTGTTTGTGGATgagtataaatgtaaaaatctgGAAGGTTCAAGCAAATATTTACACAACTTTCAAATTTACACACAAATAAAATGGATctggctaggaaagtgagggaaagttAGCctgactgcaaaagaaaacccaaaacaaacggtctttggcgtcttcaacaccctagctaacctgcactgactacccaaaaccatacaggACAAATatcactcacccgtactaaactagtgttactaatacaaaatcaactaagtgtgtaaagtgtacccaacaacctaaactaaccttatacacaaaagttcacacaaaaacacaagtgaaccaggaatacaaataagggagaaCAACAGGAACAggatacaaaagaacacaaaagttgaacatgtaacatgttagggcaaggtaatggcaaaacaaggatgaacacacaaagtacaaagaaactaacagaaaccaacaaaacaacaaagccgaacctatacaaaaatatacacacacaaagcaaaacaacaaaccaacaaagccgaagcaataaccaaaaccaagtaggaccgaagtcaaacgaaaggctcTTTCCTTCATAAAACCTCCCTGTTATATTCtgaataagatacactctgatTGGCTGATAAGCTAATTGATCACGATATCATACagaaagtgtggtgtaatggtgggccaatggggaagggagaacaatcaagggtcagcagtgtggaacataacaaaaacacacacagaccacacactgggacgtaacactgTGTAACCCTGGGAAACAATTTTTttcccacacatactgtatcagtttAAGCAAACAAGCTGTCAGTGGGACGCAGTGCCACCAAACTTTTAGCAATTGTGTATTGGGGTATATTTCCAAGATGGGGTATATTTCCATCTTGAACTTAAAATAAACGGTATTGCACTTACAGTATCAGGGATGTGTGggttatattaattatattgcgACTCACTATGTTGTTATTTTCCTCTATCTTTTAGTTACTTCGGAAAGTGGGTTGTAATTCTTTATTTAACACATTCGTTAAACAATAAGGCCTTACTATGGAGTGTTACTTCGACTTTCTTTTGGAATTGTTGTTTATTTAACAGGTAATTGGGGGGAGTCAAATTCTAATATTGCACTTCCACTGCGCTACATAGCAATGCTTCCTGGCACCATATAGCCATTCAAGGATCTTTTCTAGAATATGGGATTTTGGTCTCTTCAAAGATGGGTGTGTGACACACTAAGAATATAACTTTATCATGTGTGTCTCCTACAAGCCAGCCTGGAGTTACATTTTCACCTCTTTGACCTCAAACCCTtagcttacagtatgtgcactcaGCATCTAACTGTGGCCTGACGTCATCAATATTATCCTGCCAATATTATTCTGACAAGCCCACAAATCCTGAGCTCATTTCTCCACTATTTACATAATTTCTGTTATTACTAATTTATTctatgaactacagtacatgtacgtCATCAGCTTAGGGAACACATCAGGTATTGTTATTATAGCATGAGCTTCCAAGCAGAATAACACATCAATAAGAGGTGCAGATTCCTCAAGATTCTCAAAAAACACTATTATCAATGACTTCATCATTTTTCAGTGATGTGATATGTATCTTTTAAAATACCTTTGTCCAGTAAAACAGATCAGTCAATATTCATGAATTAAGTTGAGAAGCTCTGTTTTGCTTAATAGAATGATTATTCATAgaggtgtttctttttttcatgaaaatCATTATTTCGAACGTGAAAACCTCAATTATGGaaataacatatttaaaattgagTCATAAGAAGCCCCTGGAAAAATATATTGCTGGggttaaaatatgttcattttgattaaaatatagaTCTACATAATCTCAATGTTGTAAATTGCTGAAATGTGCTTGCTGTATTGgtaatgtaaacaataaataaaaatgtttatgcaaCAAGCAAGGTGTTTGAAAGTGACAGCAATTAAACCTTTGTTCCTTTTGGTAATGCTCTTGCCAAATGGCATGGTATTGCACTTCCCAGTTGGGTAACACATACTACTAAATCTGTGAGAACACAAAATACaactaaaattaattaaatgtctgtagattgaaCTGTAATGCAACCAATGAAAGAGCTACAAATTGCCTCAAGTagttaaacaattttaaatacacattaTGGTTTAAATATTTGGAAGTGTTGGAAGGCTAGTCTGGTTAGcatgcagccatatcaccctgcaattcacaactggaaacccactgaagctaagtaggtttgagcctggtcagtacctctATGGAAAACCTCCTGAGAAAGCTAATGTTGCTCCTGGAAGAGAtattagaggggccagtagggcGGCGCTCTCCCTGCAGCCAGTGTTGGTCCTAAttctccagtatagtgatggggacactatactttcagaaggcactgtccttcagatgagacataaaactgaggtcctgactctctgtggtcattaaaaattccagggcgtttctcataAAGAGTAGGATGTTACCCCAGTGTTCTagccattggcccttaccaagcatggactcctaataatccccatctatgaactggcttcatcactgttctcctctccactgatagctgatgtgtggtgagcgttctgtgTGCAcgatggctgccgtcacatgtGGGTGCACACAATGTGGGTGccacacactggtggtggaggggagtctccattacctgtgcTGTGTCCAACAAAAGGAGACACGATCCAGGTGTTTATGAAGCAGGAACTTCCTTTATTACGTATGCATACAGGAGCCAAAGCAGATGAAGCTCTGACTCAACTCATTAATACAAAAGGACTCTTTTTATTCAAATTCACAAACAGAAAACCCACCCAGAACAGTTTCAGTACAACTCCATTTCATATAATGTGTAAAACCAAGGCTTCTAGTCTTGGTACACAATAAACTGTAAGAACTGTAAGAACATTCTTGGGTTACTTTAATCATTATTTAAGCAGACATTCTGAATTTTGTTAATCATTACTTAAGCAGATATCAGGCACTCTCAGTTCTGGTCAGGCTGCCCAAAGCTGGCTGTGCCCTTCATGTTCCAGGCACATAGCCAGCTCACACTTGAGTTGCatttagtattttttctttattcttgcAGGAtagtaaattatttacacagtaaaaGCAAACTAGTGTAATAAGGGAAATAAATGTTTCATCCCTCAGTCCCCCCTTAGAACATATTGACACATTTTCCAATCATGTTCTACACAAACAAATGTAACAAGCGTTCTGATGGTTTTTTGTCTTCAGAATGGACTATCATCATAGATGTGGAAAACCTTAGtgcattaaattttaatttatgaTATTACTAggacaaaaataacaaatattaccAATCCCAGCAATAAATATTGAGCCAGGATACCATCCCAAGAGCTGAACACTGACTTTAACCATGAGCTGATGCCCTAGTCATCAAGAAAATAATTGTGATACTTCTATccttcatcatagatgtgctgTGATAAATCCGTGATGTGTTCCAAATTGTCAGGAATGTAAGTACAACACTCAGCTCCAATTACTGCACATGTGCCCCCTTTACATTGGCATATATGTTTATAATAAATATggcatatatttttatattaaaaggaATGATCCTAGTGACAGAAACAAATTTTCTCTGTCATACCTATGTTGTTCTGGGACCTCTGTTGGTCCCACTTTTGttacaggaaacagcaaaatggcaaaatacaacattttttagCTGGTCAAATCTGCCTCACTTGGAGAAGCATGCTGACAGTGAGTGACATGGATCCAGTGGCCTTTCTCCTCAAGCTTGACGGACAAtccagtggtcagcagcacccgGAACGGTCCTTTCCACCAGGGCTGCAAAGTGTGAAGGAAATTTCTTGACCCAAACCCACTCGCCGGGGATGAGATCTGGTTGTGGTCCCCAGGCCTCCAGCACCTGGTCTCTGGCTCCGTTAACTGCCTCCGTCAAAAGCTGCAACAGGCAATCAGCAATTAAACTCAAAGTTCCTTTGGTTAAGTCTGGGTTACCTGGGCTGCCCTGTTGTTATTTTAAATGGGCTCAGTCCCACAGAGTGATTTGTGCCTGCCCTGATACTGCAGAGCACAGGTGCAAGGGCATCTACCTATTgagtgccctcagtgttgtaCCACTCCTTGATAGTGCAATTTATTCGTTCCACCATTCCACTACATTGTGGATGGTGAGGACAGTGCAGATCCCAGTTGATGCTTAGCATTTCTGACACCGCCTGGCACATCTTCC
This genomic window from Lepisosteus oculatus isolate fLepOcu1 chromosome 2, fLepOcu1.hap2, whole genome shotgun sequence contains:
- the LOC102688634 gene encoding trace amine-associated receptor 1-like, with product MTENTLFCYESVNKSCVKHIYLTTVRTPIYMIFVAIILFTVFGNLFVVISIAHFKQLHTPTNFLVLSLAFADLLLGGFVMPPSMVRSLETCWYYGDLFCKIHSSTDVMLCTTSIFHLSFISIDRYYAICEPLKYKTKINISVALNMVVISWSISAVIGFGLIFLELNIKGKEDVYYENVYCVGGCTLIQTEISSLICSLLAFYIPGFIMLGIYLKIFHVARRQARAIEGLVSQSKSSEHSKTMTSSKTERKAAKALGIVMGVFLCCWMPCFLSSSLDPIFNYSIPPILFEFFMWLGYLNSTLNPLVYAFFYSWFRKALVMILFGQIFQANSSRTKLISN